The following proteins are encoded in a genomic region of Microscilla marina ATCC 23134:
- a CDS encoding DNA methyltransferase — translation MVKTKIKNIIKGFKTPEARWARFGPYYAMFPVDFAFDVINKYSKRGDHILDPFAGRSTSIYAGGALGRHGLGIEINPVGWLYGKVKLNPAPKQDVVDRLYEIYDKRNYYNRAIKKLPEFYRICYCDDVLKFLLFARKNLDWKNDDVDSTLMSIILVFLHAKLGEGLSNQMRMTKSMGMNYSVEWWKANNMSSPPDVNPLKLMLKKINWRYEKGMPKIADSSVLYGDSTIELENINAEKKFSLLFTSPPYYSITDYHADQWLRLWMLGEEDKPKISSVKHKGRFFNKKNYYDLLDNVFGSSSKLMKQDSVIYIRTDKREFTLNTTREILKKHFPHHKERILYKPITKSTKTQTKLFGDKSLKPGEVDIILKR, via the coding sequence ATGGTTAAAACCAAAATTAAAAATATCATCAAAGGTTTTAAAACCCCAGAAGCAAGGTGGGCGAGGTTTGGCCCTTATTATGCCATGTTTCCAGTGGATTTTGCTTTTGATGTAATCAATAAGTATTCAAAACGAGGTGATCACATACTCGATCCTTTTGCTGGTAGAAGCACTAGTATTTATGCCGGAGGAGCTTTGGGAAGACATGGGTTAGGAATAGAAATTAATCCAGTGGGTTGGCTTTATGGTAAGGTAAAATTAAACCCAGCTCCAAAACAGGATGTTGTAGATCGCCTATATGAAATATATGATAAGAGAAATTACTATAATAGGGCAATTAAAAAACTTCCAGAATTTTATAGAATATGCTATTGTGATGATGTTTTGAAGTTCCTTCTCTTTGCACGAAAAAATCTTGATTGGAAAAATGATGATGTAGATTCCACACTAATGTCTATCATTTTGGTATTTTTACACGCAAAGCTTGGGGAAGGTTTATCAAACCAAATGAGAATGACCAAGTCTATGGGTATGAACTATTCGGTAGAATGGTGGAAAGCTAATAATATGAGTAGTCCTCCTGATGTTAACCCTCTGAAACTGATGCTAAAAAAAATAAATTGGCGTTATGAGAAGGGAATGCCCAAAATAGCTGATAGCTCAGTACTTTATGGAGATAGTACTATTGAACTAGAAAATATTAATGCTGAGAAAAAGTTTTCTTTACTTTTTACTTCTCCTCCCTATTATTCTATTACAGATTATCATGCTGATCAGTGGCTTAGATTATGGATGCTAGGCGAAGAGGATAAGCCAAAGATTAGTAGTGTAAAACATAAAGGTAGGTTTTTTAATAAAAAAAACTATTATGATTTGTTAGATAATGTCTTTGGTAGTAGCTCGAAACTTATGAAACAAGATAGTGTCATTTACATTAGAACCGATAAGAGAGAGTTTACCTTAAATACTACACGTGAGATACTAAAAAAACACTTTCCTCATCATAAAGAAAGAATTTTATATAAGCCAATAACGAAGTCTACCAAAACTCAAACAAAGCTTTTTGGAGATAAATCTTTAAAACCTGGGGAAGTAGATATTATATTAAAAAGGTGA
- a CDS encoding PIN domain-containing protein, whose product MSPFHTVVFIDTQNVHLGIQSCGWLLDWAKFMTLLKDKFKADKVCMFLGYLSEYE is encoded by the coding sequence ATGAGCCCATTCCACACAGTTGTTTTTATAGACACCCAAAATGTACACCTTGGTATTCAATCTTGTGGTTGGTTGCTGGATTGGGCAAAGTTTATGACCTTGTTGAAAGATAAGTTCAAAGCCGATAAAGTGTGTATGTTTTTGGGCTACTTGTCAGAATACGAGTGA
- a CDS encoding TraM recognition domain-containing protein has protein sequence MGTETSQLFGRLIISLLQSIALRRVYQSKAKRKPTFLFIDECQNYLSATSIERILAESRKYGLHLILANQNLAQITSKKLKETILSNTSVKFVGANSPTTLQHMAKELGIKTKEFDNLKKHGFFLRAGGAAPRMFKPPAFLLRQKKKYHLKAADKKDLKKHLT, from the coding sequence ATGGGTACCGAAACATCTCAACTCTTTGGTAGGCTTATTATTTCATTGTTGCAAAGTATTGCATTAAGGAGGGTGTATCAGAGCAAAGCCAAAAGGAAACCAACCTTTTTATTTATCGATGAATGCCAAAACTATTTATCAGCCACCAGCATTGAGCGTATTCTTGCTGAATCCAGAAAATATGGATTACACTTGATATTAGCAAACCAAAATCTCGCCCAGATCACCAGTAAAAAACTCAAAGAAACGATTCTTTCTAATACCAGTGTAAAGTTTGTAGGGGCTAACTCTCCTACCACCTTACAGCACATGGCAAAAGAACTAGGGATCAAAACCAAGGAGTTTGACAACTTAAAAAAACACGGGTTCTTCTTACGTGCAGGAGGGGCTGCCCCACGTATGTTTAAACCACCAGCCTTTTTGCTTCGCCAAAAGAAAAAATATCATCTAAAAGCGGCTGATAAAAAAGACCTCAAAAAACATCTTACTTGA
- a CDS encoding helicase HerA domain-containing protein: MPFFLIIAWLKKIVGIPSTPKALGIPLTALKKHTYITGRSGSGKSELMKVLFYTLQKQSHKNHQYSLLLLDPHGDLAEEMFSFQLNGQKEGGRERVLYIDPYMESGYTPVINPLELPNNIKNPEERDAMIDLLSQELAGIFQEMIVGSTLSLQMEALLVPCIAVLLRK; this comes from the coding sequence ATGCCATTCTTTCTAATAATTGCCTGGTTAAAAAAAATAGTAGGAATCCCTTCTACCCCCAAAGCATTAGGTATTCCGTTAACGGCGCTTAAAAAACATACGTATATCACTGGAAGAAGTGGTAGCGGAAAAAGTGAGTTAATGAAGGTGCTTTTCTACACACTCCAAAAGCAGAGCCATAAAAACCATCAATATAGCTTACTCTTACTAGACCCACACGGAGACTTGGCAGAAGAAATGTTTAGTTTCCAGCTCAATGGTCAGAAAGAAGGCGGTAGAGAAAGAGTTCTTTACATTGACCCTTATATGGAGTCAGGGTATACCCCAGTGATTAACCCATTGGAGTTACCAAATAATATCAAAAACCCTGAAGAAAGAGATGCGATGATTGACTTACTTAGCCAAGAGCTGGCTGGCATCTTTCAAGAAATGATTGTAGGTAGCACGCTGTCTTTGCAAATGGAAGCATTGCTTGTGCCTTGTATTGCAGTACTACTCAGAAAGTGA
- a CDS encoding zinc ribbon domain-containing protein: METAQKILDRINQSTLIGKSHIKFNPDFPLRNYLHCGYCKRQFTGYWSKGRNAKYPYYGCPNKKDKDRFQRGRKKLTAEFQEFLERITVPEQVREIFSIILQTFREQKGQIQADWIKDKEKQINSIKCKMDRIQQILVNSSSFHLIEKLEKEREELNQKKLKYQQEITNV, from the coding sequence TTGGAAACTGCTCAAAAAATACTTGACAGAATTAATCAATCTACTCTAATAGGGAAATCTCATATCAAGTTTAACCCAGATTTCCCCTTAAGAAACTATTTGCATTGTGGTTATTGTAAAAGGCAATTTACAGGTTACTGGTCAAAGGGGCGTAATGCTAAATACCCTTACTATGGATGCCCAAACAAGAAAGATAAAGACAGATTCCAAAGAGGTCGTAAAAAACTTACTGCTGAGTTTCAAGAGTTCCTTGAAAGAATTACAGTACCAGAACAAGTCCGAGAAATATTTTCAATTATTTTACAAACATTTCGAGAACAAAAAGGTCAAATTCAGGCTGATTGGATCAAAGATAAAGAAAAACAAATCAATAGCATCAAATGCAAGATGGATAGAATACAACAAATATTAGTCAATTCGTCTAGTTTTCATTTGATAGAAAAACTGGAAAAAGAACGGGAAGAGCTCAATCAGAAAAAATTAAAATACCAACAAGAAATTACCAATGTGTGA
- a CDS encoding recombinase family protein → MCVDNSRLSRNDNLAESLIVTQKIRESGVEIVYVMYPVDPNTSAGMLQENILYTFTAFEKRNLRLKFMNGKRTRFKEGYWIFAGVPKGYKKQKEGKSTILIPTEPRATYIKEALEMYANGILSNHSDVYRYLKEKNITSNSPRNTTGRIHYTIVSILFKPRTIYFYAGYFYRPSR, encoded by the coding sequence GTGTGCGTAGATAATTCCAGACTATCCAGAAACGATAATTTAGCTGAATCACTCATTGTTACACAAAAAATCAGAGAATCTGGTGTCGAGATTGTTTATGTAATGTATCCAGTAGACCCCAATACCAGTGCTGGAATGCTACAAGAAAACATTTTATACACCTTTACTGCTTTTGAAAAAAGAAACCTTAGACTCAAATTTATGAATGGTAAACGCACAAGGTTTAAAGAGGGATATTGGATTTTTGCTGGCGTACCGAAAGGCTATAAAAAACAGAAAGAAGGCAAAAGCACGATTTTGATCCCAACAGAACCTAGAGCAACTTATATTAAAGAAGCATTGGAAATGTATGCAAATGGGATATTAAGTAACCATAGTGATGTATACAGGTACCTTAAAGAGAAAAACATAACATCAAATAGCCCACGTAACACAACAGGGCGTATTCACTATACAATAGTTAGTATATTATTTAAACCCAGAACAATCTACTTTTATGCAGGGTATTTTTATAGACCATCACGATGA
- a CDS encoding recombinase family protein, giving the protein MNQLKNNHPKHQAALIYCRVSTMRQATENFGLESQEKMCVERCERNNVSIFKIIKDK; this is encoded by the coding sequence ATGAATCAATTAAAAAACAACCATCCTAAACACCAGGCAGCTTTAATTTACTGTCGTGTAAGTACCATGCGCCAAGCAACAGAAAACTTTGGACTGGAGAGCCAGGAAAAAATGTGTGTAGAACGATGCGAAAGAAACAATGTATCTATTTTTAAAATCATTAAAGATAAATGA